GAGTTCCGGAACCCTCTTCTCTGGTTAAGATGCGCTCGTTTAAAAGTTCTTCGAGTCTGATAGTTTTTCTTGATGCCCAGGGGTGGAAATTAGGAAGAACAACTACCAACTCATCTTCCCAGAAACTTTCAACATTAAGACTTTTATTCTTGGCCACAGGACCCTCAATCAACCCAATATGCATTTTTTTCTCTAAGATATCTTGGGATATGGATTCAGTATTGGCAATTTTAACCTTAAACTCAACTTCGGGATGAATTCGATACAAAAATGCTATAAGATGCGGAAGTATATATTCGCCTATCGTCAACGTTGCGCCGAGATAGATTTCTTTTTTCTGATTCTTAGATAGGGCTTCTATCTCCTCTTTGGCAGACGTTAGGATATCTAGAACACTTTGAACATATCCGTAGAAGATTTTGCCCTCTTTTGTTAAACTTACTCCTTTATTTGATCGATTAAAAAATTTAGCCCCATACTCTTTTTCAAGACTTTTAATTTGGATAGTAACAGTTGGTTGACTTATGTGAAGTTTCTTGGCAGATAACGAAATATTGCTGGTTTTAGCTACTTCTTGGAATACAAGCAAACGTTCATCCATTAATATATCTCCTTTCGTAGTAAGCTAATCCAAACACTGATATTATTCAGAATTAATCCTAAGCGTATCTGCATCCCTATTTAATAATTTCCTATCTTTGACCATCTAGATATCCAGAAAATATGTTCGCTGCAATTTCGGAATAGAATCAGTGAACTCTAACAATTGCATCCACATACGCCTCCCGATCATAAGGTTTGATACTATAATAAAAAATAACAAATTACCTTCGGCATTAATGTCGTTTAGGGGACAAATTTTCTGTCGTAATTTCGACAAAACTCTACGGAGTGTTATAATTTTTGTCATATTATTCATGGGTTTATCGGGAAAATCGCGGAGAAACTGTAAGGCTGTAAGCTTATAGACAAAAATCATCTTACTTTTCAATCGAATATCAACTAATGGGAACACAGATTTCGCAAAGATGCCGTTTAACCTGTTCAGCTGCATGTTTCACAGTAAAAACCGCATACTCTCCTCCGGCAATTTCGCCATGGGCAACATTGATCCCATAAGCATAATTTGACAATTCCACATGGGTGGAATTAAAATGAATAGCAACATGAAAGCTGAGCTTTGTGTTGATGTATGTTTCGGCAATGCCCGAATGGAATCGTTTTTTGCAATCCCATCCCCCAAATAATATGAAGGAGGAGTTGGTGTATGGAACCGGAAGTAAAAGTTAAGAGCCTGCAGAAGGCGCTGGAAGTTTTGAACTGTTTTACTGAAAAGCAGCCCCTTGGAGTAACTGAGATAAGTGAAAAGCTTGGTTTGTATAAGAGCAATGTCCATAATATCTTAATGACCTTTACAGCTATGGAATACTTGATTCAGGACGAAGAAAGCGGGAAATTCCGTTTGGGCAGCCGGGTTATTACACTTAGCCGTGCCCTTGGCGACAGCTATGATATTTTGAGGCTGGCTACGCCGTTTATGAACAAATTTACAGACCTTTTTAATGAGATCGTTTATCTTGCTATTCCCCACAAAGATGAGGTTATTTATCTCGGAGCAGCCTATCCGGGCAATTATCACAAGATGGGGCTGCAAAATGTTCAGGGCGATTGTGCGCCAATGCACTGTACCGGAGTGGGGAAGGCCATACTCTCCAGCCTCCCGGATGAGTTCATTGAGGAATACATGAGCCAACAGATGATCCGTATGACCGAGTATACAATTACTGAACCCGAATTGCTGCGCAATGAGATTAAGCGCATTCGCGAGAAGGGGTATGCTGTTGATAATATGGAGTTGTCGATTGGGATAACGTGTGTTGGTGTTCCGATTCTCGACCGAAAGAATAAACTTGTGGGTGCATGGAGTGTCAGTGGGCCGTCACCGCGAATGAATCAAGAAAGAATCATGGAAATCCAGCTCCAGCTGAAACAAAGCGCAAATGAACTGAAAGTACTCCTATAAAATACTCTGGGTATTTAATTAATTAATTACCAAAAAGCTAAATTTAAAAAAGTCAATTTGTACCATTGCATTTATTGATAATTTATGCTAGTTTAAGGTTGTCATAGAACAACGTTCTGAATTAGAGAACGATAAGAGGCGAAGTTATTCGCCAAAATTTATAGCAATTATTAAGAACGCTGTTCTCAATTACAGAACGCATTAAGCGAAGGAGGAATGCAATGGCAAATAAACCTTATGTAGCGGCAGAGCGAAGGACACTAAAACTAACGCAAAGGCTGGCTGTGTGCGTATAACCTTGTCAGCAACTATTGCGGCGGCACAAGCAGGCATTAGACTGTAGACCAGGAGAAAGTTGCGTCTTGTCACAACTATGGACTACAAGTACAAGGCTAAGGCCAGTGAAGAGGCAAAAAAGACAGGACGCATCTCTTGTGACCGCGCCTATGAAATGTTCGCGCCGGTTAAGTCAACTAACCTTGATATCTGATTAATAGGTGCTCCCGCTGCGAATTCAGATGAGAACTTTATATTTAACTTTATCAAAGAGAGAATGGTTGTCTTTTACGCAAAAACTAAATAAAGGAGACTGCCGATATTATGAACTCAAAGCTTAAAAAATATTTGACACTCTTTCTCCTCGGAATGGCAGGCAACACAATCTATTTTCTGCCCTATATCAAATATTATTTCTATGATGCTCAGATTGCCGCAATGGGAATCAGCAATGCACAATCAGGAATGCTTTTGACTGCGTATACCATAGGAAATATTATTTTATACATTCCGGGTGGTTTCATAGCGGACAAGGTTAAGCCGAGGTGGGCAATCGCAATTTCCTGTGCCTCTACCGGGCTGCTGGCCTTTCTCTATTCAGCGACAATGAGTTTTACCATAAGCTTGGTTATCTGGCTGCTGTTCTCTGTAACAACGGCATTCGTTTTCTGGGCAGCTTTGATGAAAGCTGTTCGGATCATTGGCGATGAGAAGGAGCAGGGCTTTTTATACGGCTTCTACTATGCCTGCAACGGAATTGCCGGACTTATTGCATCGTCAATTACGCTCCATGTTTTTAACTCCAAAAACTCAGATGTTGCCGGTTTCCATGCCGTGGTAAACACAAGCGGTATGATTATGATAACTGTGGCTATACTTGCTGTGCTGCTGTTAAAAGATAACGGCAGCAAAACAGAGACGACTGCGGAAAACAAGTTCCGTTTTGCCGATTTGGGTTATCTTTTGAAGCAGCCCGTGGTGTGGGTTATCTCTGTCGTTATCTTCTGCGGTTATGGTGTGTTTTCAAATTCCACGTATTTTACACCGTATCTTTCCTCTGTCTGCGGACTGGATACCTCCAAAGCGGCTTTTGTGGCAATCATTCGTCAGTATGGCTTGCTTCTCCTGGCCCCTATAGGAGGATTGATTGCGGATAAGGTCTTTAAAAACACTGCCAAGTGGCTGGCTTGCATTTTATTTGTGATCGGGCTTTTGTACTTCGGTATGCTGCTCTTCGGAGAGAGTACCAATGCGAACTTTGCAGTTTTCTACAGCTTGCTGGTCGGTGCTTGCTGCATGATGATGTACGGAACCGTATTTTCCTTGATGTCTGGAGCTGG
This Desulfosporosinus orientis DSM 765 DNA region includes the following protein-coding sequences:
- a CDS encoding MFS transporter — translated: MNSKLKKYLTLFLLGMAGNTIYFLPYIKYYFYDAQIAAMGISNAQSGMLLTAYTIGNIILYIPGGFIADKVKPRWAIAISCASTGLLAFLYSATMSFTISLVIWLLFSVTTAFVFWAALMKAVRIIGDEKEQGFLYGFYYACNGIAGLIASSITLHVFNSKNSDVAGFHAVVNTSGMIMITVAILAVLLLKDNGSKTETTAENKFRFADLGYLLKQPVVWVISVVIFCGYGVFSNSTYFTPYLSSVCGLDTSKAAFVAIIRQYGLLLLAPIGGLIADKVFKNTAKWLACILFVIGLLYFGMLLFGESTNANFAVFYSLLVGACCMMMYGTVFSLMSGAGIPVKYTGTAIGIASIIGYLPDSFFAVMFGNWLDTKGAATGYSMIFTFLGATAVVGAFLAIVAMKLSHKNKNQTVTE
- a CDS encoding LysR family transcriptional regulator; the protein is MDERLLVFQEVAKTSNISLSAKKLHISQPTVTIQIKSLEKEYGAKFFNRSNKGVSLTKEGKIFYGYVQSVLDILTSAKEEIEALSKNQKKEIYLGATLTIGEYILPHLIAFLYRIHPEVEFKVKIANTESISQDILEKKMHIGLIEGPVAKNKSLNVESFWEDELVVVLPNFHPWASRKTIRLEELLNERILTREEGSGTRKVMEIMLKQSGLDPARLNIAMELGSTQAIKHAVAAGLGITIISSLTVSKESDRKIFKTLKIEDSPVYRPLNILTDAHIKKTKEENILINLLTNRDLIGRILSKDDYELEKPVIKPQLIASK
- a CDS encoding IclR family transcriptional regulator, whose amino-acid sequence is MEPEVKVKSLQKALEVLNCFTEKQPLGVTEISEKLGLYKSNVHNILMTFTAMEYLIQDEESGKFRLGSRVITLSRALGDSYDILRLATPFMNKFTDLFNEIVYLAIPHKDEVIYLGAAYPGNYHKMGLQNVQGDCAPMHCTGVGKAILSSLPDEFIEEYMSQQMIRMTEYTITEPELLRNEIKRIREKGYAVDNMELSIGITCVGVPILDRKNKLVGAWSVSGPSPRMNQERIMEIQLQLKQSANELKVLL